A single Anatilimnocola floriformis DNA region contains:
- a CDS encoding DUF4332 domain-containing protein has protein sequence MSLLFTVVFASGARSTHHKLALDALRHLRMADAQSWMDVFLRYNASYLDGAKAPDTQFKDFKNHVLHVRENYWGGAVAAAEKWYAKSLQALKTHDWEDAVYSIGVMSHYFSDPLMPLHTGQSEDEGPIHRAVEWSVCKSYGELQHILDEDQGGYPRWECPTGSDWLAQMVRRAADLSNPHYETIIDHYDLAAGTRDPLLGLDQTLKDVFAKCLGYAVIGLARIIEKLIEEANVDPPWVDVTLQGVMAAAKMPFRAIAKNIEDVHEREKLRQIFDEFERTGKVIETLSPDDAEVRKAHAAEVLHTPLSVLDSQPIRKPGERHGQGVAVRERSARSVTVPVIDNRKRSTNVPQPEPAPAEPKFASATKLPFTPAAKTPPKESVKEPVKEVAKQVVKESPKEKLLRYDAPTEIEEPIKAVAPPPPATPKKPEPVAVVKEPVKEPAKEPVKEKHAAPKAIEKPAEKPPEKPPAKAAEKLRVDPPAEEKPAPKKTEKKPAETKLKFYLDRSKPIQDAPSIGSKTADRMRAAGVNTVGELLSSHPEKLAAKLDVAHIVADVIRQWQAEATLVCRVPGLRGHDAQILVACGIDQPAELAESEVEDLLELITPFVESSDGQRVLRGSEPPDEEEVSEWIAAAGQARSLKAA, from the coding sequence TTGTCGCTCCTCTTCACCGTCGTCTTTGCCTCCGGTGCCCGCAGCACGCATCACAAATTGGCTCTCGATGCGCTGCGGCATTTGCGGATGGCCGATGCGCAGTCGTGGATGGACGTGTTCCTCCGCTACAACGCGTCGTATCTCGACGGTGCGAAGGCTCCCGATACGCAGTTCAAGGATTTCAAGAATCATGTTCTGCACGTGCGCGAGAACTACTGGGGCGGCGCAGTTGCTGCCGCTGAAAAGTGGTACGCCAAATCGCTGCAGGCCCTGAAGACACACGACTGGGAAGACGCTGTCTATTCGATTGGCGTGATGAGCCATTATTTTTCTGACCCGCTGATGCCGCTGCACACGGGGCAATCAGAGGACGAAGGACCAATCCATCGCGCGGTCGAATGGTCTGTCTGCAAGTCGTACGGCGAACTGCAGCATATTCTCGACGAAGATCAGGGCGGTTATCCCCGCTGGGAATGCCCTACTGGCAGCGATTGGCTCGCACAGATGGTTCGCCGCGCCGCCGATCTTTCGAATCCGCATTACGAAACGATCATTGATCACTACGATCTCGCCGCCGGCACACGCGATCCGCTCCTCGGTCTCGACCAAACGCTCAAAGACGTTTTTGCCAAGTGCCTCGGCTATGCCGTAATCGGCCTGGCGCGGATCATCGAGAAGCTTATCGAAGAAGCCAACGTCGATCCGCCGTGGGTCGATGTCACGCTGCAGGGGGTGATGGCGGCGGCCAAGATGCCGTTCCGGGCGATTGCAAAAAACATCGAGGATGTGCACGAGCGCGAAAAGCTCCGGCAGATCTTCGACGAGTTTGAGCGGACCGGCAAAGTCATCGAAACTTTGTCGCCCGACGATGCAGAGGTCCGAAAGGCCCACGCCGCCGAAGTGCTCCACACGCCGCTGAGCGTGCTCGATTCGCAGCCGATCCGTAAACCGGGCGAACGCCATGGCCAGGGTGTTGCTGTGCGCGAACGCAGTGCGCGTAGCGTCACGGTCCCCGTGATCGACAATCGCAAGCGCTCGACCAACGTGCCGCAGCCAGAACCGGCTCCGGCCGAGCCGAAGTTCGCGTCGGCAACGAAACTCCCTTTCACTCCAGCTGCGAAAACGCCTCCTAAAGAATCCGTCAAAGAGCCGGTCAAGGAAGTTGCGAAGCAAGTCGTCAAGGAATCACCCAAAGAGAAGTTACTGCGCTACGACGCACCGACGGAAATCGAAGAGCCGATAAAAGCAGTCGCGCCGCCGCCCCCGGCTACGCCGAAAAAGCCAGAACCCGTTGCCGTGGTGAAAGAGCCAGTAAAAGAGCCGGCGAAAGAACCCGTGAAGGAGAAGCACGCAGCTCCCAAGGCTATCGAGAAACCAGCGGAAAAGCCGCCCGAAAAACCACCGGCCAAGGCCGCTGAAAAACTTCGCGTCGATCCACCCGCCGAAGAAAAACCGGCGCCCAAGAAGACTGAAAAGAAGCCTGCCGAGACCAAACTCAAGTTCTACCTCGATCGCAGCAAGCCGATTCAAGACGCTCCTTCGATCGGCAGCAAAACAGCCGATCGCATGCGTGCTGCCGGTGTGAACACCGTCGGCGAACTCCTGTCGTCGCATCCCGAAAAGCTTGCCGCCAAACTCGATGTCGCGCACATCGTGGCCGACGTCATCCGCCAATGGCAGGCCGAGGCGACGCTTGTCTGCCGCGTGCCGGGGCTGCGCGGTCACGATGCACAGATTCTCGTGGCCTGCGGCATCGATCAGCCCGCCGAACTCGCCGAAAGCGAAGTCGAGG